Proteins from a genomic interval of Streptococcus oralis:
- a CDS encoding S8 family peptidase, protein MKKSTVLSLTTAAVILAAYAPNEAILADAPSSEDALRISDKEKVVADKETENNEQSEDIHNVIETSKDTEEKKTTVVEEKEVVSRKSEIDKKTSNEGASIKEDSNQSKGDDADSFVNKDTENPKKEDKLVYIAEFKDKESGEKVIKELSNLKDTKVLYTYNTIFNGTAIETTPDNLDKIKQIEGVSSVERSQKLQPMMNHARKEIGVEEAIDYLKSINAPFGKNFDGRGMVISNIDTGTDYRHKAMRIDDDAKDSMKFKKDDLKGTDKNYWLSDKIPHAFNYYNGGKITVEKYDDGRDYFDPHGMHIAGILAGNDTEKDIKNFNGIDGIAPNAQIFSYKMYSDAGSGFAGDETMFHAIEDSIKHNVDVVSVSSGFTGTGLVGEKYWEAIRALRKAGIPMVVATGNFATSASSSSWDLVANNNLKMTDTGNVTRTAAHEDAIAVASAKNQTIEFDKVNIGGQSFKYRNIGAFFDKNKILTNEDGSKTPNKLKFVYIGKGQDQDLIGLDLKGKIAVMDRIYTKDLKDAFKRATDKGARAIMVVNTVNYYNRDNWTDLPAMGYEADEGTKSQVFSISGDDGVKLWNMINPDKKTEVKRNNKEDFKDNLEQYYPIDMESYNSNKPNVGDEKEIDFKFAPDTDKELYKEDIIVPAGSTSWGPRTDLLLKPDVSAPGKNIKSTLNVINGKSTYGYMSGTSMAAPIVAASTVLIRPKLKELLERPVLKNLKGDDKIDLTSLTKIALQNTARPMMDATSWKEKSQYFASPRQQGAGLINVANALRNEVVATFKNTDSKGLVNSYGSISLKEIKGDKKYFTIKLHNTSNRPLTFKVSASTVTTDALTDRLKLDETYKDEKSPDGKQIVPEIHPEKVKGANITFEHDTFTIGPNSSFDLNAVINVGEAKNKNKFVESFIHFESVEEMEALNSNGKKINFQPSLSMPLMGFAGNWNHEPILDKWAWEEGSKSKAMEGYDDDGKPKIPGTLNKGIGGEHGIDKFNPAGVIQNRKDKNITSLDQNPELFAFNNEGINAPSSSGSNIAKIYPLDSNGNPQDAQLERGLTPSPLVLRSAEEGVISIVNTNKEGENQRDLKVISREHFIKGILNSKRNDAKGIKSSKLKVWGDLKWDGLIYNPRGREENAPESNDKKDPATKIRGQFEPIAEGQYFYKFKYRLTKDYPWQVSYIPVKIDNTPPKIVSIDFSNPEKIKLITKDTYHKVKEQYKNETLFARDQKEHPEKFDEISNEVWYAGAALVNEDGEVEKNLEVTYAGEGQGRNRKLDKDGNTIYEIKGAGDLRGKIIEVIALDGSSNFTKIHRIKFADHADENGMISYYLVDPDQDSSKYQKLGEISESKFKNLENRKEDSLKKDTTEVEHHQENEEATEEKSSLTIHKTISTIRDFESRDLKKLIKKKFREVDDFTSETGKRIEEYDYKYDDKGNIIAYDDGSALQYETEKLDEIKSKIYGVLSPSKDGHFEILGKISNVSKNAKVYYGNNYKSIEIKTTKYDSHSKTMTFDLYANTNDIVDGLAFAGDMRFFVKDDDQIKAETKIRMPEKNKETKTEYPYASSYGNVIELGEGDLSKNKPNNLTEMESGKIYADSEKQQYLLKDNIILRKGYALKVTTYNPGKTDMLEGNGVYNKEDIAKIQKANPNLRVLSETTIYADSRNVEDGRSTQSVLMSALDGFNIVRYQVFTFKMNDKGEAIDKDGNLVTDSSKLVLFGKDGKEYTGEDKSNVEAIKEDGSTLFIDAKPVNLSMDKNYFNPSKSNKIYVRNPEFYLRGKISDKGGFNWELRVNESVVDNYLIYGDLHIDNTRDFNIKLNVKDGDIMDWGMKDYKANGFPDKVTDMDGNVYLQTGYSDLNAKAVGVHYQFLYDNVKPEVSIDPKGNTSIEYANGKSVVFNINDKRNNGFDGEIQEQHIYVNGKEYRSFDDIKQITDKTLNIKIVVKDFARNTTVKEFILNKDTGEVSELKPHRVTVTIQNGKEMSSTIVSEEDFILPVYKGELEKGYQFDGWEISGFEGKKDAGYVINLSKDTFIKPVFKKIEEKKEEENKPTFDVSKKKEKTQSNSTNDVNSIVSDENDKNFEINKNVYLNEQGNLTNKNTNINSKLTIKNPNELPKTGTASGAQTLLTAGIMFIVGAFLGLKRKNKD, encoded by the coding sequence ATGAAAAAAAGTACGGTATTGTCATTAACTACTGCTGCAGTTATTCTAGCAGCATATGCCCCCAATGAGGCAATTTTAGCAGATGCACCTAGTTCTGAAGATGCTTTAAGAATTTCTGATAAAGAAAAAGTAGTAGCAGATAAAGAAACAGAAAACAATGAACAATCTGAAGATATTCATAATGTTATAGAAACTTCAAAGGATACTGAGGAGAAGAAGACAACAGTTGTTGAGGAAAAAGAAGTTGTTAGTAGAAAGTCTGAGATAGACAAAAAAACTAGTAACGAAGGAGCAAGTATCAAAGAAGACTCCAATCAATCCAAAGGAGATGATGCAGACTCATTTGTAAATAAAGATACAGAAAATCCGAAAAAAGAAGATAAACTTGTCTATATTGCTGAATTTAAAGATAAAGAATCTGGAGAAAAAGTAATTAAGGAACTATCCAATCTTAAGGATACAAAAGTTTTATATACCTATAATACGATTTTTAATGGCACCGCCATTGAAACAACTCCAGATAATTTGGACAAAATTAAACAAATAGAAGGTGTTTCGTCGGTTGAACGATCACAAAAACTCCAACCAATGATGAATCATGCCAGAAAGGAAATTGGAGTTGAGGAAGCTATTGATTACCTAAAGTCTATTAATGCTCCATTCGGGAAAAATTTTGATGGTAGAGGTATGGTCATTTCAAATATCGATACTGGAACAGATTATAGGCATAAGGCTATGAGAATCGATGATGATGCCAAAGACTCAATGAAATTTAAAAAAGATGACTTAAAAGGCACTGATAAAAATTATTGGTTGAGTGATAAAATCCCTCATGCGTTCAATTATTATAATGGTGGTAAAATCACTGTAGAAAAATATGATGATGGAAGGGATTATTTTGACCCACATGGGATGCATATTGCAGGGATTCTTGCTGGAAATGATACTGAAAAAGACATCAAGAACTTTAATGGCATAGATGGAATTGCGCCTAATGCACAAATTTTCTCTTATAAAATGTACTCTGACGCAGGATCTGGGTTTGCGGGTGATGAAACAATGTTTCATGCTATTGAAGATTCGATTAAGCACAATGTTGATGTTGTTTCGGTATCATCTGGCTTTACGGGAACAGGTCTTGTAGGCGAGAAATATTGGGAGGCTATTAGAGCATTAAGAAAAGCTGGAATCCCAATGGTTGTTGCTACAGGTAACTTTGCGACTTCTGCTTCAAGTTCTTCTTGGGATTTAGTAGCAAATAATAATCTGAAAATGACAGATACTGGAAATGTAACACGAACTGCCGCACATGAAGATGCAATAGCCGTTGCTTCTGCTAAAAATCAAACCATTGAGTTTGATAAGGTTAACATTGGAGGACAAAGTTTTAAATACAGAAATATAGGGGCTTTTTTCGATAAAAATAAAATCCTGACAAATGAGGATGGGTCAAAAACTCCAAATAAATTAAAATTTGTATATATAGGCAAAGGTCAAGATCAGGATTTGATAGGATTGGATCTTAAGGGCAAAATTGCAGTAATGGATAGAATTTATACCAAGGATTTAAAAGATGCTTTTAAAAGAGCTACGGATAAAGGCGCACGTGCCATTATGGTTGTAAATACTGTAAATTACTACAATAGAGATAATTGGACAGACCTTCCAGCTATGGGATATGAAGCGGATGAAGGGACTAAAAGTCAAGTATTTTCAATTTCAGGAGATGATGGTGTAAAATTATGGAACATGATTAACCCTGATAAAAAAACTGAAGTCAAAAGAAATAATAAGGAAGATTTTAAAGATAACTTAGAACAATACTATCCAATTGATATGGAAAGCTATAATTCTAATAAACCGAATGTAGGTGATGAAAAAGAAATTGACTTTAAATTTGCACCTGACACAGACAAAGAACTTTATAAAGAAGATATTATAGTTCCAGCAGGGTCTACATCTTGGGGGCCAAGAACAGACTTGCTTTTAAAACCGGATGTTTCAGCACCTGGTAAAAATATTAAATCCACTCTAAATGTTATTAATGGTAAATCTACTTATGGTTATATGTCAGGAACTAGCATGGCAGCTCCAATTGTAGCAGCTTCTACTGTTTTGATTCGACCAAAATTAAAGGAATTGCTTGAAAGACCTGTCTTGAAAAATCTTAAGGGAGATGACAAAATAGACCTTACAAGTCTTACAAAAATAGCTCTACAAAATACTGCAAGACCTATGATGGATGCAACCTCTTGGAAAGAAAAGAGTCAATACTTTGCATCGCCTAGACAGCAGGGAGCGGGACTAATTAATGTTGCCAACGCTTTGAGAAATGAAGTTGTAGCAACTTTCAAAAATACAGATTCTAAAGGTTTGGTAAATTCATATGGTTCCATTTCTCTTAAAGAAATAAAAGGTGATAAAAAATACTTTACAATTAAGCTTCACAATACCTCAAACAGACCTTTAACATTTAAAGTTTCTGCATCAACTGTAACTACAGATGCTCTAACTGATAGACTAAAACTCGATGAAACATATAAAGATGAAAAATCTCCGGACGGGAAGCAAATTGTTCCAGAAATTCACCCAGAAAAAGTCAAAGGAGCAAATATCACATTTGAGCATGACACTTTCACTATAGGCCCAAATTCCAGCTTTGATTTAAATGCGGTTATAAATGTTGGAGAAGCAAAAAATAAAAATAAATTTGTAGAATCATTTATTCATTTTGAGTCAGTGGAAGAAATGGAAGCTCTAAACTCCAACGGGAAGAAAATAAATTTCCAACCTTCTTTATCGATGCCTCTAATGGGATTTGCAGGGAATTGGAACCACGAACCAATCCTTGATAAATGGGCCTGGGAAGAAGGGTCAAAATCAAAAGCGATGGAAGGTTATGATGATGATGGTAAACCAAAAATTCCAGGTACCTTAAATAAAGGGATTGGTGGAGAACATGGTATAGATAAATTTAATCCAGCAGGAGTTATACAAAATAGAAAAGATAAAAATATAACATCCCTAGATCAAAATCCAGAATTATTTGCTTTCAATAACGAAGGAATCAACGCACCGTCATCAAGTGGTTCTAATATTGCTAAAATTTATCCTTTAGATTCAAATGGAAATCCTCAAGATGCTCAACTTGAGAGAGGATTAACGCCTTCTCCACTTGTATTAAGAAGTGCAGAAGAAGGAGTGATTTCAATAGTAAATACAAATAAAGAAGGAGAAAATCAAAGAGACTTAAAAGTCATTTCGAGAGAACACTTTATTAAAGGAATTTTAAACTCTAAAAGAAATGATGCAAAGGGCATTAAATCATCTAAACTAAAAGTTTGGGGTGACTTGAAATGGGATGGACTCATTTATAACCCTAGAGGTAGAGAAGAAAATGCCCCAGAAAGTAATGACAAAAAAGATCCTGCTACTAAGATACGAGGACAATTTGAACCGATTGCGGAAGGCCAATATTTCTATAAATTTAAATATAGATTAACCAAGGATTACCCATGGCAGGTTTCTTATATTCCTGTAAAAATTGATAACACACCTCCAAAGATTGTTTCAATTGATTTTTCAAACCCTGAAAAAATTAAGTTAATTACAAAGGATACTTATCACAAGGTCAAAGAGCAATACAAGAATGAAACGCTATTTGCGAGAGATCAAAAAGAACATCCTGAAAAATTTGACGAGATTTCCAACGAAGTTTGGTATGCTGGCGCCGCTCTTGTTAATGAAGATGGAGAGGTTGAGAAAAATCTTGAAGTAACTTATGCAGGTGAGGGTCAAGGAAGAAATAGAAAACTTGACAAAGACGGAAATACCATTTATGAAATTAAAGGTGCAGGAGATTTAAGAGGAAAAATTATCGAGGTCATTGCATTAGACGGTTCTAGCAATTTCACAAAGATTCATAGAATTAAATTTGCTGATCATGCTGATGAAAATGGGATGATTTCCTATTATCTAGTAGATCCTGATCAGGATTCATCTAAATACCAAAAGCTTGGCGAGATTTCCGAATCTAAATTTAAAAATTTAGAAAATAGAAAAGAGGATAGTCTTAAAAAAGATACAACTGAAGTAGAACATCATCAAGAAAATGAAGAGGCTACCGAAGAAAAATCTAGCTTGACTATTCATAAAACTATTTCAACAATTAGAGATTTTGAAAGCAGAGACTTAAAGAAACTCATTAAAAAGAAATTTAGAGAAGTTGATGACTTTACAAGTGAAACTGGTAAGAGAATAGAGGAATACGATTATAAATACGATGATAAGGGAAATATCATTGCTTATGACGATGGTAGTGCCTTACAATATGAAACTGAAAAACTTGATGAAATCAAATCAAAAATTTATGGTGTTTTAAGCCCGTCTAAAGATGGACACTTTGAAATTCTTGGAAAGATCAGTAATGTTTCTAAAAATGCCAAGGTATACTATGGCAATAACTATAAATCTATAGAAATCAAAACGACCAAGTATGATTCCCACTCAAAAACGATGACATTTGATTTATACGCTAATACTAATGATATTGTGGATGGATTAGCTTTTGCAGGAGATATGAGATTCTTTGTTAAAGATGATGATCAGATAAAAGCTGAAACTAAAATTAGAATGCCTGAAAAAAATAAGGAAACTAAAACAGAATATCCGTATGCATCAAGTTATGGGAATGTAATAGAATTAGGAGAAGGAGATCTTTCAAAAAACAAGCCAAACAATTTAACTGAAATGGAATCTGGTAAAATCTATGCTGATTCAGAAAAACAACAATATCTGTTAAAGGATAACATCATTCTAAGAAAAGGCTATGCACTAAAAGTGACTACCTATAATCCTGGAAAAACGGATATGTTAGAAGGGAATGGAGTCTATAACAAGGAAGATATAGCAAAAATCCAAAAGGCCAATCCTAATCTAAGAGTCTTATCAGAAACAACAATTTATGCTGATAGTAGAAATGTTGAAGATGGAAGAAGTACTCAATCAGTATTAATGTCGGCTTTGGACGGCTTTAACATTGTAAGATATCAAGTGTTTACATTTAAAATGAATGATAAAGGGGAAGCAATCGATAAAGATGGAAATCTTGTGACAGATTCTTCTAAACTGGTATTATTTGGTAAGGATGGTAAAGAGTACACAGGAGAGGATAAGTCCAATGTAGAAGCTATAAAAGAAGATGGCTCTACGTTATTTATTGATGCAAAACCAGTAAATCTTTCAATGGACAAGAACTACTTTAATCCATCTAAATCTAATAAAATTTATGTACGAAATCCAGAATTCTATTTAAGAGGTAAGATTTCTGATAAGGGTGGTTTTAACTGGGAGTTGAGAGTTAATGAATCGGTTGTAGATAATTATTTAATCTATGGAGATTTACACATTGATAACACTAGAGATTTTAACATTAAGCTTAATGTTAAAGACGGTGACATCATGGACTGGGGAATGAAAGACTATAAAGCAAACGGATTTCCAGATAAGGTAACAGATATGGATGGAAATGTTTATCTTCAAACTGGCTATAGCGATTTGAATGCGAAAGCGGTTGGAGTACACTATCAATTTTTATATGATAATGTAAAACCTGAAGTAAGCATTGATCCTAAGGGAAATACTAGTATCGAATATGCTAATGGAAAATCTGTAGTCTTTAACATCAATGATAAAAGAAATAATGGATTCGATGGTGAGATTCAAGAACAACATATTTATGTAAATGGAAAAGAATATAGATCATTTGATGATATTAAACAAATAACAGATAAGACACTAAACATTAAGATTGTTGTAAAAGATTTTGCAAGAAATACAACAGTAAAAGAATTTATTTTAAACAAAGATACGGGAGAGGTAAGTGAATTAAAACCTCATAGGGTAACTGTGACCATTCAAAATGGAAAAGAAATGAGTTCAACGATAGTGTCGGAAGAAGATTTTATTTTACCTGTCTATAAGGGTGAATTAGAAAAAGGATACCAATTTGATGGTTGGGAAATTTCTGGTTTCGAAGGGAAAAAAGACGCCGGCTATGTTATTAATCTATCAAAAGATACCTTTATAAAACCTGTATTCAAGAAAATAGAGGAGAAAAAGGAGGAGGAAAATAAACCTACTTTTGATGTATCGAAAAAGAAAGAAAAAACACAATCTAATTCAACTAATGATGTCAACAGTATTGTTTCTGATGAAAATGATAAAAACTTTGAAATTAACAAGAACGTTTATCTAAATGAACAAGGGAACTTAACTAATAAAAATACCAATATCAATAGTAAATTAACTATTAAAAATCCTAATGAGTTGCCAAAAACCGGAACAGCAAGCGGAGCCCAGACACTATTAACTGCTGGAATAATGTTTATAGTGGGAGCTTTTCTTGGATTGAAGAGGAAAAATAAAGATTAA
- a CDS encoding ABC transporter permease — translation MKKYQRMHLIFIRQYIKQIMEYKVDFVVGVLGVFLTQGLNLLFLNVIFQHIPSLEGWSFQEIAFIYGFSLIPKGLDHLFFDNLWALGQRLVRKGEFDKYLTRPINPLFHILVETFQIDALGELLVGGILLATTVSSIAWTLPKFLIFLVCIPFATLIYTSLKIATASIAFWTKQSGAMIYIFYMFNDFAKYPISIYNSVLRWLISFIVPFAFTAYYPASYFLQDKDGLFNIGGLILISLVFFVISLKLWDRGLDAYESAGS, via the coding sequence ATGAAAAAATATCAACGCATGCATCTGATTTTTATCAGACAATACATCAAACAAATCATGGAGTACAAGGTTGATTTTGTGGTTGGTGTGTTAGGTGTTTTCCTGACCCAAGGCTTGAACCTCTTGTTTCTCAATGTCATCTTTCAACATATTCCATCCCTAGAAGGTTGGAGCTTTCAAGAGATTGCCTTTATCTATGGATTTTCTTTGATTCCCAAGGGATTGGACCATCTCTTTTTTGATAATCTCTGGGCACTGGGGCAGCGCTTAGTCCGAAAGGGAGAGTTTGATAAGTATCTGACTCGTCCTATCAATCCGCTCTTTCACATTCTGGTCGAGACCTTTCAGATTGATGCCTTGGGCGAACTATTGGTCGGTGGCATTTTGTTAGCGACCACAGTGTCTAGCATTGCTTGGACTCTTCCAAAATTCCTGATTTTTCTAGTCTGTATTCCTTTTGCGACCTTGATCTATACTTCCCTGAAAATCGCGACTGCCAGTATCGCTTTTTGGACCAAGCAGTCAGGCGCCATGATTTACATTTTTTATATGTTTAATGACTTTGCCAAGTATCCGATTTCCATTTACAATTCGGTCCTTCGTTGGTTAATTAGCTTTATCGTACCTTTCGCCTTTACAGCCTACTATCCTGCCAGCTATTTCTTGCAGGACAAAGACGGGCTCTTTAACATTGGTGGGTTGATTTTGATTTCCCTTGTTTTCTTTGTTATTTCTCTAAAACTCTGGGACAGGGGCTTGGACGCTTACGAAAGTGCGGGTTCTTAA
- a CDS encoding ABC transporter permease: MVKLWRRYKPFINAGVQELITYRVNFILYRIGDVMGAFVAFYLWKAVFDSSQESLIQDFSMADITLYIIMSFVTNLLTRSDSSFMIGEEVKDGSIIMRLLRPVHFAASYLFTELGSKWLIFVSVGLPFLSVIVLMKILSGQGMVEVLGLPVLYLFSLTLAYLINFFFNICFGFSAFVFKNLWGSNLLKTSIVAFMSGSLIPLAFFPKIVSAILSFLPFSSLIYTPVMIIVGKYDASQILQALLLQFFWLLVMMGLSQLIWKRVQSFITIQGG; encoded by the coding sequence ATGGTCAAATTGTGGAGACGTTATAAACCCTTTATCAATGCAGGGGTTCAGGAGTTGATTACCTATCGAGTCAACTTTATTCTTTATCGGATTGGCGATGTCATGGGGGCCTTTGTCGCTTTCTATCTCTGGAAGGCGGTCTTTGATTCCTCACAGGAGTCCTTGATTCAAGACTTTAGTATGGCAGATATCACCCTCTACATCATCATGAGTTTTGTGACTAATCTTCTGACTAGGTCAGATTCGTCCTTTATGATTGGGGAGGAGGTCAAGGATGGTTCCATTATCATGCGCTTGTTGAGACCAGTGCATTTTGCGGCCTCATATCTCTTCACCGAGCTTGGCTCTAAGTGGTTGATTTTTGTCAGTGTCGGACTTCCTTTCTTGAGTGTGATTGTCTTGATGAAAATCTTATCTGGGCAAGGGATGGTAGAAGTGCTGGGATTACCTGTCCTTTATCTTTTTAGCTTAACTCTGGCTTATCTGATTAACTTTTTCTTTAATATCTGCTTTGGATTTTCAGCCTTTGTATTTAAAAATTTATGGGGCTCTAATCTACTCAAGACTTCCATAGTGGCCTTTATGTCTGGAAGTTTGATTCCCTTGGCTTTCTTTCCAAAGATTGTTTCAGCTATTCTCTCCTTCTTGCCTTTCTCATCTTTGATCTACACTCCAGTCATGATCATTGTTGGGAAATACGATGCCAGTCAGATTCTTCAGGCACTCTTGCTACAGTTTTTCTGGCTCTTAGTGATGATGGGCTTATCTCAGCTGATTTGGAAACGAGTCCAGTCATTCATCACCATTCAGGGAGGTTAG
- a CDS encoding ABC transporter ATP-binding protein, translated as MAMIEVEHLQKNFVKTVKEPGLKGALRSFIHPEKQTFKAVKDLTFEVPKGQILGFIGANGAGKSTTIKMLTGILKPTSGFCRINGKIPQDNRQDYVKDIGVVFGQRTQLWWDLALQETYTVLKEIYDVPDSLFHKRMDFLNEVLDLKEFIKDPVRTLSLGQRMRADIAASLLHNPKVLFLDEPTIGLDVSVKDNIRRAITQINQEEETTILLTTHDLSDIEQLCDRIFMIDKGQEIFDGTVSQLKETFGKMKTLSFELLPGQSHLLSHYEGLPDMTIDRQGNSLNIEFDSSRYQSADIIKQTLSDFEIRDLKMMDTDIEDIIRRFYRKEL; from the coding sequence ATGGCAATGATAGAAGTGGAACATCTTCAGAAAAATTTTGTGAAGACAGTAAAGGAGCCGGGGTTAAAGGGGGCTTTGCGCTCTTTTATTCACCCTGAAAAGCAAACCTTTAAAGCGGTTAAAGATTTGACCTTTGAAGTTCCAAAAGGCCAAATTTTAGGCTTTATCGGAGCTAATGGTGCTGGGAAGTCGACAACTATCAAAATGCTGACAGGAATTTTAAAACCGACATCTGGTTTTTGTCGGATTAATGGCAAGATTCCACAGGACAATCGCCAAGACTATGTCAAGGATATTGGGGTTGTCTTTGGACAACGCACCCAGCTATGGTGGGATTTGGCACTGCAAGAGACCTACACGGTTTTGAAAGAGATATACGATGTGCCGGACTCGCTCTTTCATAAACGCATGGATTTTTTGAATGAAGTCTTGGATTTGAAGGAATTTATCAAGGACCCCGTGCGAACTCTTTCACTTGGGCAACGGATGCGGGCGGATATTGCAGCTTCCTTGCTCCACAATCCCAAGGTTCTCTTTTTAGATGAGCCGACCATTGGTTTGGATGTGTCGGTCAAGGATAACATTCGTCGGGCTATTACCCAGATCAATCAGGAGGAAGAGACTACCATTCTCTTGACTACTCACGATCTGAGTGATATTGAGCAGCTCTGTGATCGGATTTTCATGATTGATAAGGGGCAGGAGATTTTTGATGGAACGGTTAGCCAGCTCAAGGAAACCTTTGGTAAGATGAAGACACTTTCCTTTGAACTGCTACCGGGTCAAAGTCATCTCCTTTCTCACTATGAAGGCCTGCCTGATATGACCATTGATAGACAAGGAAATAGCCTCAATATTGAATTCGATAGTTCCCGCTACCAGTCGGCTGATATTATCAAGCAAACCCTGTCTGATTTTGAGATTCGCGATTTGAAGATGATGGATACGGATATTGAGGATATTATCCGTCGCTTCTACCGAAAGGAGCTCTAA
- a CDS encoding class II fructose-bisphosphate aldolase — protein sequence MAIVSAEKFVQAARDNGYAVGGFNTNNLEWTQAILRAAEAKKAPVLIQTSMGAAKYMGGYKVCKLLIENLVESMGITVPVAIHLDHGHYEDALECIRVGYTSVMFDGSHLPVEENLEKARKVVEFAHANGVSVEAEVGTIGGEEDGIIGDGELAPIEDAKAMVATGIDFLAAGIGNIHGPYPANWKGLHLDHLQKLTEAVPGFPIVLHGGSGIPDDQIQAAIKLGVAKVNVNTECQIAFANATRKFVAEYEANEAEYDKKKLFDPRKFLKPGFEAITEAVEERIDVFGSEGKA from the coding sequence ATGGCAATCGTTTCAGCAGAAAAATTTGTCCAAGCAGCTCGTGACAACGGTTATGCAGTTGGTGGATTTAACACAAACAACCTTGAGTGGACTCAAGCTATCCTGCGTGCAGCAGAAGCTAAAAAAGCTCCAGTTTTGATCCAAACTTCAATGGGTGCTGCTAAATACATGGGTGGTTACAAAGTATGTAAACTTCTCATCGAAAACCTTGTAGAATCAATGGGAATTACTGTACCAGTTGCTATTCACCTTGACCATGGTCATTATGAAGATGCACTTGAATGTATCCGAGTTGGTTATACTTCAGTTATGTTTGACGGTTCACACCTTCCAGTTGAAGAAAACCTTGAAAAAGCTCGTAAAGTTGTAGAATTTGCCCATGCAAACGGCGTATCAGTAGAAGCTGAAGTTGGTACTATCGGTGGTGAAGAAGACGGAATCATTGGTGATGGCGAATTGGCTCCAATTGAAGATGCTAAAGCAATGGTTGCAACTGGTATTGACTTCTTGGCAGCTGGTATCGGTAACATCCACGGTCCTTACCCAGCAAACTGGAAAGGTCTTCACCTTGATCACTTGCAAAAATTGACAGAAGCAGTTCCAGGCTTCCCAATCGTATTGCATGGTGGTTCAGGTATTCCTGATGACCAAATCCAAGCAGCTATCAAACTTGGTGTTGCGAAAGTTAACGTTAATACTGAATGCCAAATCGCATTTGCTAACGCAACTCGTAAATTTGTTGCTGAATACGAAGCAAACGAAGCAGAATACGATAAGAAGAAACTCTTTGACCCACGTAAATTCTTGAAACCAGGTTTCGAAGCAATTACAGAAGCTGTTGAAGAACGTATCGACGTATTCGGTTCAGAAGGTAAAGCTTAA